A single window of Mycolicibacterium aurum DNA harbors:
- a CDS encoding DUF3499 domain-containing protein, whose product MNVPRRCCRPGCPHYAVATLTFVYSDSTAVVGPLATVSEPHSWDLCVMHAGRITAPRGWELVRHAGPLPSHPDDDDLVALADAVREGRENAAPSGVTAGFTTGFSDPVTGAHGGALMAPPARRPETNGRRRGHLRVLPDPAD is encoded by the coding sequence GTGAATGTTCCCCGTCGCTGCTGCCGGCCAGGGTGCCCGCACTACGCGGTCGCGACGCTCACCTTTGTCTACTCAGATTCGACGGCTGTCGTTGGCCCGCTGGCCACCGTGTCCGAACCCCACTCGTGGGATCTGTGCGTCATGCACGCAGGCCGGATCACGGCCCCGCGCGGATGGGAGCTGGTCCGGCATGCCGGACCGCTGCCATCGCATCCCGACGACGATGACTTGGTGGCGTTGGCCGACGCGGTTCGAGAAGGCCGCGAGAACGCCGCGCCCTCCGGTGTCACTGCAGGCTTCACCACGGGGTTCTCCGACCCGGTCACCGGAGCGCACGGTGGCGCGTTGATGGCGCCGCCGGCGCGGCGCCCCGAGACCAACGGCCGCCGTCGCGGGCACCTGCGCGTGCTGCCCGACCCCGCCGACTGA
- a CDS encoding APC family permease translates to MAQEPGTQTANSRRVKSVEQSIADTDEPDTRLRKDLNWWDLTVFGVSVVIGAGIFTITASTAANITGPAISISFVLAAIACGLAALCYAEFASTVPVAGSAYTFSYATFGEFVAWIIGWDLILEFAVAAAVVAKGWSSYLGTVFGFAGGTTEISGVQVDWGALIIIAFVTLILALGTKLSAGVSLAITALKVAVVLLVITVGAFYIKTENFSPFVPAPEPGEGGSGAEQSLFSLLTGAEGSSYGWYGLLAGASIVFFAFIGFDIVATTAEETKNPQRDVPRGILASLGIVTVLYVAVAVVLTGMVSYKELRDAETQNLATAFSLNGVDWAAKVISIGALAGLTTVVIVLVLGQTRVLFAMSRDGLLPTQLAKTGGRGTPVRITLIVGVVVAITATVFPIDKLEEMVNIGTLFAFVLVSAGVIVLRRNRPDLKRGFRTPFVPVLPILAIIACVWLMLNLTGLTWIRFGLWMALGVVVYFVYGRRHSLLAQRAK, encoded by the coding sequence ATGGCTCAAGAGCCCGGCACGCAGACAGCCAATTCGCGGCGGGTGAAGTCGGTGGAGCAGTCGATCGCCGACACCGACGAGCCGGACACTCGGCTGCGCAAGGACCTGAACTGGTGGGACCTGACCGTGTTCGGGGTGTCGGTGGTGATCGGTGCCGGCATCTTCACCATCACCGCGTCCACCGCCGCCAACATCACCGGGCCCGCCATCTCGATCTCATTCGTCCTCGCCGCGATCGCGTGCGGGCTCGCCGCGCTGTGCTACGCGGAATTCGCCTCCACCGTGCCGGTGGCGGGCAGTGCCTACACGTTCTCCTATGCGACGTTCGGGGAGTTCGTCGCATGGATCATCGGGTGGGACCTGATCCTGGAGTTCGCTGTCGCGGCGGCCGTGGTGGCCAAGGGCTGGTCCAGCTACCTCGGCACCGTGTTCGGGTTTGCCGGCGGGACAACGGAAATCTCTGGGGTGCAAGTGGATTGGGGCGCGCTGATCATCATCGCGTTCGTCACCCTGATCTTGGCCCTCGGGACCAAACTCTCGGCGGGTGTCAGCCTGGCCATCACCGCGCTCAAGGTGGCGGTGGTGTTGCTGGTGATCACCGTCGGCGCGTTCTACATCAAGACCGAGAACTTCTCGCCGTTCGTGCCGGCCCCGGAACCCGGTGAGGGCGGATCGGGTGCGGAACAGTCGCTGTTCTCACTGCTCACCGGCGCCGAGGGCAGCAGCTACGGGTGGTACGGACTGCTGGCCGGCGCGTCGATCGTGTTCTTCGCGTTCATCGGCTTCGACATCGTCGCCACCACCGCTGAGGAGACCAAGAACCCGCAGCGGGACGTGCCGCGCGGCATCCTGGCGTCGCTCGGCATCGTCACCGTGCTCTACGTCGCGGTGGCCGTGGTGTTGACTGGGATGGTCAGCTACAAGGAATTGCGGGACGCCGAGACGCAGAACCTGGCGACGGCGTTCTCGCTGAACGGGGTCGACTGGGCGGCGAAGGTGATCTCCATCGGCGCGCTGGCCGGGTTGACCACCGTCGTGATCGTGCTGGTGCTGGGGCAGACGCGGGTGTTATTCGCGATGTCGCGGGATGGGCTGCTGCCGACGCAGCTGGCCAAGACCGGCGGACGGGGCACCCCGGTGCGCATCACGCTGATCGTCGGCGTCGTCGTCGCGATCACCGCCACCGTGTTCCCGATCGACAAGCTCGAAGAGATGGTCAACATCGGCACGCTGTTCGCGTTCGTCCTGGTGTCGGCGGGTGTGATCGTGCTGCGGCGCAACCGTCCCGACCTCAAGCGAGGCTTCCGCACGCCGTTTGTCCCCGTGCTGCCGATCCTCGCGATCATCGCGTGTGTCTGGCTGATGCTGAACCTGACCGGGCTGACCTGGATCCGGTTCGGGCTCTGGATGGCGCTCGGCGTCGTCGTCTACTTCGTCTACGGCCGCAGGCACTCGCTGCTGGCCCAGCGCGCCAAGTAG
- a CDS encoding alkane 1-monooxygenase has product MSQADIEQWRDRKRYLWLMGLIAPTALFVVMPLVWAFNQWGWHGAAQVPLWIGPILLYILLPALDLKFGPDGQNPPDEVMERLENDKYYRYCTYIYIPFQYASVIFGAYLFTASDLSWLGFDGGLAWPAKIGLALSVGMLGGVGINTAHEMGHKKDSLERWLAKITLAQTLYGHFYIEHNRGHHVRVATPEDPASARFGETFWEFLPRSVFGSLKSSWELEANRLERAGKSKWHWSNDVLNAWAMSVVLYGALIAVFGWALIPYIVISAVFGFTLLETVNYLEHYGLMRQKLDSGRYERCAPSHSWNSDHIVTNLFLYHLQRHSDHHANPTRRYQTLRSMEGAPNLPSGYASMISLTYFPPLWRKVMDHRVLAHYGGDMSRVNIHPRVRDRVLAKYGAEAGQA; this is encoded by the coding sequence ATGTCGCAGGCCGACATCGAGCAGTGGCGCGACAGGAAGCGCTACCTGTGGCTGATGGGCCTGATCGCCCCCACGGCGCTGTTCGTCGTGATGCCCCTGGTGTGGGCGTTCAACCAATGGGGCTGGCACGGCGCCGCCCAGGTGCCGCTCTGGATCGGCCCCATCCTGCTCTACATCCTGCTGCCCGCCCTTGATCTCAAGTTCGGGCCCGACGGCCAGAACCCGCCCGACGAGGTGATGGAGCGGCTGGAGAACGACAAGTACTACCGCTACTGCACCTACATCTACATCCCGTTCCAGTACGCCAGCGTTATCTTCGGCGCCTACCTGTTCACGGCGTCGGATCTGAGTTGGCTTGGGTTCGACGGCGGCCTGGCGTGGCCGGCCAAGATCGGTCTGGCGCTGTCTGTCGGCATGCTGGGTGGCGTGGGCATCAACACCGCCCACGAGATGGGACACAAGAAGGACTCGCTGGAGCGGTGGCTGGCCAAGATCACGCTGGCGCAGACCCTCTACGGCCATTTCTACATCGAGCACAACCGCGGCCATCACGTCCGCGTCGCCACCCCGGAAGACCCGGCGTCGGCCCGATTCGGTGAGACGTTCTGGGAGTTCTTGCCGCGCAGCGTGTTCGGCAGTCTGAAGTCGTCGTGGGAGCTGGAGGCCAACCGGCTGGAGCGTGCCGGCAAGAGCAAGTGGCACTGGTCCAACGACGTGCTCAATGCGTGGGCGATGTCGGTGGTGCTCTACGGCGCGCTGATCGCGGTGTTCGGCTGGGCGCTGATCCCCTACATCGTCATCTCGGCAGTGTTCGGCTTCACGCTGCTGGAGACGGTCAACTACCTCGAGCATTACGGCCTGATGCGGCAGAAACTCGACAGCGGCCGCTATGAGCGCTGCGCCCCGTCGCACAGCTGGAACTCCGACCACATCGTCACCAACCTGTTCCTCTACCACCTGCAGCGGCACAGCGACCACCACGCGAACCCGACCCGGCGCTACCAGACGCTGCGCAGCATGGAGGGCGCCCCGAATCTGCCCAGCGGGTACGCGTCGATGATCAGCCTCACGTACTTCCCGCCCCTGTGGCGCAAGGTGATGGACCACCGGGTGCTCGCCCACTACGGCGGCGACATGTCCCGCGTCAACATCCACCCGCGGGTGCGTGACAGGGTGCTGGCCAAGTACGGAGCCGAGGCGGGCCAGGCATGA
- a CDS encoding rubredoxin, with protein MSGDEDFKLFVCVQCGFEYDEAKGWPEDGIAPGTRWDDIPEDWSCPDCGAAKTDFEMVEVARP; from the coding sequence ATGAGTGGCGACGAGGATTTCAAACTGTTCGTCTGCGTGCAGTGCGGCTTCGAGTACGACGAGGCCAAGGGCTGGCCCGAGGATGGCATCGCGCCCGGCACCCGCTGGGACGACATCCCCGAGGACTGGAGCTGCCCGGACTGCGGAGCGGCCAAGACGGACTTCGAGATGGTCGAGGTCGCACGGCCGTGA
- a CDS encoding TobH protein: MNPSPLSAADVDLDDADGLLAADRLGLLRAASMAGAQVRATASAFDEGDLDPVRSDSPPRTVVWIAGPGNAENAGTMLATQLGSSVGAPIVVATAAPPWIGALDVVIIAGDDAGDPTLVSAAAMAVRRGARVIVVAPHEGPLRDATAGRSVVLPPRLHVPDEFTLVRYLAAGMAALQAIAPGYSVELAALADELDAEALRNSAGRDLFTNPAKSLAERMLDREVVFAGDSAATIVLARHACAVMLRVAHQSVAAVGLADALVAIASGWGRSVQREASIFHDEEIDGPLARRTRTIVLTSDADRPEVSSRLRGFDDVHVVNANDVPDVLATGGDGELGSASTPGSVRPEQQLALLAVRLEMAAVYQRLVRG; the protein is encoded by the coding sequence GTGAATCCCAGCCCGCTGTCGGCGGCCGACGTCGACCTCGACGATGCGGACGGCCTGCTTGCCGCCGACCGTCTCGGTTTGCTGCGCGCAGCGTCGATGGCCGGTGCGCAGGTGCGCGCCACCGCCTCTGCGTTCGACGAAGGTGACCTCGATCCGGTCCGGTCGGACTCGCCGCCACGCACCGTCGTGTGGATCGCGGGCCCCGGCAACGCCGAGAACGCGGGCACGATGCTGGCCACCCAGCTCGGCAGCTCGGTCGGAGCGCCCATCGTCGTCGCCACCGCGGCGCCGCCGTGGATCGGCGCGCTCGACGTCGTGATCATCGCCGGCGACGACGCCGGTGATCCGACGCTGGTGTCGGCCGCGGCCATGGCAGTGCGCCGGGGAGCGCGCGTCATCGTGGTGGCACCGCACGAAGGTCCGCTGCGCGACGCCACCGCGGGCCGATCGGTGGTGCTGCCGCCGCGTCTGCACGTCCCCGACGAGTTCACCCTGGTGCGCTACCTGGCCGCCGGGATGGCCGCACTGCAGGCCATCGCCCCCGGATACTCCGTCGAACTGGCCGCACTGGCCGACGAGCTGGACGCCGAGGCGCTCCGAAACAGTGCCGGCCGTGACCTTTTCACCAATCCCGCCAAGAGCCTGGCCGAGCGCATGCTCGACCGGGAGGTGGTGTTCGCCGGCGACAGCGCCGCCACCATCGTGCTGGCCAGGCACGCCTGCGCGGTGATGCTGCGGGTCGCCCACCAGAGCGTGGCGGCGGTCGGGCTGGCCGACGCGCTGGTGGCCATCGCGTCGGGGTGGGGCCGCAGCGTGCAGCGGGAAGCGTCGATCTTCCACGACGAAGAGATCGACGGACCGTTGGCTCGACGGACGCGCACCATCGTGTTGACGTCCGACGCCGACCGGCCAGAGGTATCGTCACGGCTACGAGGATTCGACGACGTTCACGTCGTCAACGCCAACGACGTCCCCGACGTCCTGGCGACTGGGGGGGATGGCGAACTGGGCTCAGCATCGACGCCTGGATCCGTACGTCCCGAACAACAATTGGCGCTGCTGGCCGTCCGTCTGGAAATGGCGGCGGTCTACCAGCGGCTGGTTCGAGGTTGA
- the manA gene encoding mannose-6-phosphate isomerase, class I, translated as MHLLKGAVRTYAWGSRTAIADFIGAPSPTPHPEAELWFGAHPGDPAWLQTEDGERSLLDALRADPEGELGATVRGRFGDTLPFLVKVLAADEPLSLQAHPSTEQATEGFAREERMGIPITAPNRNYRDRSHKPEIIVALSRFEALAGFRPAARTVELMRALGVAELDPYINLLAGQHDGDGLRALFTTWITCPQPDLDSLVPAVLDGAINYVRSGHKEFVREARTVLELGERYPGDAGVLASLLLNRLSLAPGEALYLPAGNLHSYLHGVGVEVMANSDNVLRGGLTPKHVDVPELLRVLDFTPAEDVLVVPETLRDGAETVYPTPAPEFAVTVLNIDGEQLGHEIDAPTRHDGPQVLLCTQGSATVHAKAGSVVLERGAAAWVAADDGPIRLVAQESTRLFRVTVGI; from the coding sequence GTGCATCTGCTCAAAGGCGCGGTGCGGACCTATGCGTGGGGTTCGAGAACCGCGATTGCCGATTTCATCGGGGCGCCGAGCCCCACCCCGCATCCCGAAGCTGAGCTGTGGTTCGGCGCCCACCCGGGCGACCCGGCCTGGCTGCAGACCGAGGACGGCGAACGGTCGCTGCTCGACGCGCTCCGCGCCGACCCCGAGGGGGAACTCGGGGCCACGGTGCGCGGCCGATTCGGCGACACCCTGCCCTTCCTGGTGAAGGTACTGGCCGCTGACGAACCGCTGTCACTGCAGGCCCACCCGAGCACCGAGCAGGCCACCGAGGGTTTCGCGCGCGAGGAGCGGATGGGTATCCCGATCACGGCGCCCAACCGCAACTACCGCGACCGCAGTCACAAACCCGAAATCATCGTGGCGCTCAGCAGATTCGAGGCGCTGGCCGGCTTCCGGCCGGCGGCCCGCACCGTCGAGCTGATGCGCGCACTCGGAGTCGCCGAGCTCGATCCGTACATCAATCTGCTCGCGGGCCAGCACGACGGGGACGGGCTGCGGGCGCTCTTCACCACCTGGATCACCTGCCCCCAGCCCGATCTCGACTCGCTGGTGCCCGCCGTTCTCGACGGCGCGATCAACTACGTGCGTTCGGGGCACAAGGAATTCGTCCGCGAGGCCCGCACCGTGCTCGAGCTCGGCGAGCGTTACCCCGGCGATGCCGGCGTGCTGGCGTCCCTGTTGCTCAACCGGCTGTCGCTGGCGCCGGGGGAGGCGCTGTACCTGCCCGCCGGCAATCTGCACTCGTACCTGCACGGCGTGGGCGTGGAGGTGATGGCCAACTCCGACAACGTGCTTCGCGGCGGCTTGACCCCCAAGCACGTCGACGTGCCTGAGCTGCTGCGGGTGCTCGACTTCACTCCGGCGGAGGACGTCCTCGTCGTTCCCGAAACCCTCAGGGACGGAGCGGAAACCGTCTACCCGACGCCCGCGCCGGAGTTCGCGGTGACCGTGCTCAACATCGACGGTGAGCAGCTGGGCCACGAGATCGACGCACCCACCCGTCACGACGGGCCGCAGGTTCTGCTGTGCACCCAGGGCTCGGCGACGGTGCACGCCAAGGCGGGCTCGGTGGTGCTGGAACGCGGTGCGGCAGCATGGGTGGCCGCCGACGACGGTCCGATCAGGCTGGTCGCGCAGGAGTCGACGCGCCTGTTCCGGGTGACCGTCGGGATCTAG
- a CDS encoding metallopeptidase family protein yields MRGPLLPPSVPGWRSRGERFDMAVLEAYEPIERRWHERVATLDVAVDEIPRIAPKDPESVQWPPEVVADGPIALARLIPAGVDVRGNSTRARIVLFRKPIERRAKDTDELTELLHELLVAQVATYLGVEPSVIDPTLDDD; encoded by the coding sequence ATGCGTGGACCGCTGCTCCCGCCCTCGGTTCCGGGATGGCGCAGCCGCGGCGAGCGCTTCGATATGGCGGTGTTGGAGGCCTACGAGCCGATCGAGCGGCGCTGGCATGAGAGGGTCGCGACGCTGGATGTCGCGGTCGACGAGATACCACGCATCGCCCCGAAGGATCCGGAGAGTGTGCAGTGGCCCCCGGAGGTGGTCGCCGACGGCCCGATCGCGTTGGCGCGGCTGATCCCTGCCGGGGTGGATGTCCGCGGCAATTCCACCCGCGCGCGGATTGTGTTGTTTCGCAAGCCGATCGAGCGTCGAGCCAAAGACACCGACGAGCTGACCGAACTCTTACACGAATTGCTGGTGGCTCAGGTGGCCACCTATCTGGGTGTGGAACCGTCAGTCATCGACCCGACCCTGGACGACGACTGA
- a CDS encoding rubredoxin yields the protein MTAYRCPGCDYVYDEAKGEPREGFPAGTTWSDVPDDWCCPDCAVREKVDFDEIGVRQ from the coding sequence ATGACCGCCTACCGGTGCCCCGGCTGCGACTATGTGTACGACGAGGCCAAAGGTGAACCCCGCGAAGGGTTTCCGGCCGGAACCACCTGGAGTGACGTCCCCGACGACTGGTGCTGCCCCGACTGCGCGGTACGCGAGAAGGTCGATTTCGACGAGATTGGAGTAAGGCAATGA
- the cofD gene encoding 2-phospho-L-lactate transferase, giving the protein MKVTVLVGGVGGARFLLGVQHLLGLGQFKTHDTGENEVHEVTAVVNVGDDAWMFGVRICPDLDTCMYTLGGGIDPDRGWGHRNETWHAKEELAAYGVQPDWFGLGDRDLATHLVRSQMLRAGYPLSDVTEALCKRWSPGARLLPASDDRSETHVVIIDPDDGEKRAVHFQEWWVRHRAQVPTESFAFVGTDKATAAPGVVDAIEGADVVLIAPSNPVVSVGAILGIGGIRGALRATKAPVIGYSPIIAGKPLRGMADACLTVIGVPSTSDAVGNHYGARSATGILDGWLVHEGDHADIDGVTVRAVPLLMTDPATTAEMVRAGLELAGVAP; this is encoded by the coding sequence GTGAAGGTCACGGTTCTTGTCGGCGGCGTCGGTGGTGCGCGATTCCTGCTCGGCGTCCAACACCTGTTGGGCTTGGGGCAGTTCAAAACTCACGATACCGGTGAGAATGAAGTGCATGAAGTGACTGCTGTTGTCAACGTGGGCGACGACGCGTGGATGTTCGGTGTGCGCATCTGCCCCGATCTCGATACGTGCATGTACACCCTCGGCGGCGGCATCGATCCCGACCGCGGGTGGGGCCATCGCAACGAAACCTGGCATGCCAAGGAAGAACTCGCCGCCTACGGCGTACAGCCCGACTGGTTCGGCCTGGGCGACCGCGATCTGGCCACCCACCTGGTGCGCAGCCAGATGCTGCGGGCCGGTTATCCGCTGTCGGACGTCACAGAGGCGCTGTGCAAGCGGTGGTCCCCCGGCGCGAGGCTGCTGCCGGCCAGCGACGACCGCAGCGAAACCCACGTCGTCATCATCGATCCGGACGACGGCGAGAAGCGCGCCGTCCACTTCCAGGAGTGGTGGGTGCGCCATCGAGCCCAGGTCCCCACGGAGAGCTTCGCGTTCGTCGGCACCGACAAAGCCACGGCCGCACCCGGTGTCGTCGACGCGATCGAAGGCGCCGACGTCGTCTTGATCGCGCCGTCCAACCCGGTGGTCAGCGTCGGGGCGATCCTCGGAATCGGCGGCATCCGCGGCGCGCTGCGCGCCACGAAGGCGCCGGTGATCGGCTACTCCCCCATCATCGCCGGAAAGCCGTTGCGCGGCATGGCCGACGCCTGCCTCACGGTGATCGGTGTGCCCAGCACCTCGGACGCGGTGGGCAACCACTACGGCGCGCGCTCGGCCACCGGCATCCTCGACGGCTGGTTGGTGCACGAGGGTGACCATGCCGACATCGACGGTGTCACGGTGCGGGCGGTGCCGCTGCTGATGACCGACCCCGCGACCACCGCCGAGATGGTGCGCGCCGGTTTGGAGTTGGCCGGGGTGGCACCGTGA
- a CDS encoding FAD-dependent oxidoreductase → MTPPENHAIVIGGSLGGLCAARVLSNFYEQVTVYERDELPDGPANRAAVPQGRHVHLLMARGAQEFDGLFPGLLDEMVASGVPILENRPDCIHFGAAGHVLGTQHRLQDEFTAYVPSRPHLEWQIRRRVLDIENVTLLHEDVDEPVYDGSRVTGVRTSDGSTVDADLVVDATGRGTRLPVWLAQWGFDRPREDTVDVGIGYATHQVRIPDGLIDEKVVVAGASRSQPCGLGMLFYEDGNWGVTTFGTAKVPPPADFDEMCALADEILPAHVSGALRRGTPLGSIALHKYPASRWRRYDQLERFPHGIVPFGDAVVSFNPTYGQGMTMTSIQAGHLRRALLAPREELARTLNRATAKTTYPVWTMNAVGDLTLHGATGPAPRWYKPVGALFDQFLGAAETDPVLAEWFLRRFSLLDSLWMVPSAQLVGRTVRHNMKLWLAERRN, encoded by the coding sequence ATGACACCGCCCGAAAATCACGCGATCGTGATCGGCGGCAGCCTCGGGGGTCTGTGTGCCGCCCGGGTGTTGTCGAACTTCTACGAGCAGGTCACCGTCTACGAGCGCGACGAACTGCCCGACGGGCCGGCCAATCGCGCCGCGGTTCCTCAGGGCCGCCACGTGCATCTGCTGATGGCCCGCGGCGCGCAGGAGTTCGACGGGCTGTTCCCCGGCCTGCTCGACGAGATGGTCGCGTCCGGCGTGCCGATTCTGGAGAACCGCCCCGACTGCATCCACTTCGGCGCCGCGGGGCACGTGCTCGGCACCCAGCACCGCCTGCAGGACGAGTTCACCGCCTACGTGCCCAGCAGGCCGCACCTGGAGTGGCAGATCCGGCGCAGGGTCCTCGACATCGAGAACGTGACGCTGCTGCACGAGGACGTCGACGAACCGGTCTACGACGGGTCCCGGGTCACCGGTGTCCGGACCAGCGACGGCTCGACGGTCGACGCCGACCTCGTCGTCGACGCGACGGGACGCGGAACCCGGCTCCCAGTGTGGTTGGCGCAGTGGGGATTCGACCGTCCACGCGAGGACACCGTGGACGTCGGCATCGGGTACGCCACCCACCAGGTGCGGATTCCCGACGGACTGATCGACGAAAAGGTGGTGGTGGCGGGCGCGTCGCGGAGCCAACCGTGCGGCCTCGGCATGCTCTTCTACGAGGACGGCAACTGGGGGGTGACCACGTTCGGGACCGCGAAGGTGCCGCCGCCGGCCGATTTCGACGAGATGTGCGCGCTGGCGGACGAGATTCTGCCGGCACACGTCAGCGGCGCTCTGCGCCGTGGTACGCCGCTGGGTTCCATTGCGCTGCACAAGTATCCGGCCAGCCGGTGGCGCCGCTACGACCAGCTGGAGCGTTTCCCCCACGGCATCGTGCCGTTCGGCGACGCCGTCGTCAGCTTCAACCCGACGTACGGCCAGGGGATGACCATGACGTCGATTCAAGCCGGTCACCTCAGGCGTGCCCTGCTGGCTCCGCGCGAAGAGCTGGCCCGCACGCTCAATCGCGCCACCGCCAAGACCACCTATCCGGTGTGGACCATGAACGCGGTCGGCGACCTGACGCTGCACGGCGCCACCGGGCCCGCGCCCAGGTGGTACAAGCCCGTCGGCGCGCTGTTCGATCAGTTCCTGGGCGCCGCCGAGACCGATCCTGTTCTGGCGGAATGGTTTCTGCGTCGGTTCAGCCTGCTCGACAGCCTGTGGATGGTGCCGTCCGCCCAGCTGGTCGGCCGCACCGTGCGGCACAACATGAAGCTGTGGCTGGCCGAGAGACGGAACTAG
- a CDS encoding WhiB family transcriptional regulator, producing the protein MVPEQIDSFGDDSGLSEEDQWQERALCAQTDPEAFFPEKGGSTREAKRICQGCEVKDMCLEYALANDERFGIWGGLSERERRRLKRGII; encoded by the coding sequence TTGGTGCCCGAGCAAATTGATTCTTTTGGCGACGATTCCGGCCTTTCCGAAGAAGACCAGTGGCAGGAGCGCGCATTGTGCGCTCAGACCGATCCGGAAGCATTCTTTCCGGAAAAGGGCGGCTCCACCCGCGAGGCGAAGCGAATCTGCCAGGGCTGCGAGGTCAAGGACATGTGCCTCGAATACGCGCTGGCCAACGACGAGCGCTTCGGCATCTGGGGCGGACTGTCCGAGCGTGAGCGCCGGCGCCTCAAGCGCGGAATCATCTGA
- a CDS encoding phosphomannomutase/phosphoglucomutase encodes MSRPAEAVHRVIKAYDVRGLVGEEIDETFVCEVGAAFARLVRDGATQVVIGHDMRDSSPALANAFADGVTAQGLDVVRIGLASTDQLYFASGLLDCPGAMFTASHNPAAYNGIKLCRAGAKPVGKDTGLTTISDEVIAGVPAYDGPRGSISDRDVLVDYGQFLYSLVDVSELRPLRVAVDAGNGMAGHTTPAVLGLIPSMTLLPLFFELDGNFPNHEANPLDPANLVDLQAYVLETGADIGLAFDGDADRCFVVDERGQAVSPSAVTALVAARELGREIGATIIHNLITSRAVPELVTERGGTPLRSRVGHSYIKGLMAETGAIFGGEHSAHYYFRDFWGADSGMLAALHVLAALGEQDRPLSDMMADYQRYEASGEINYTVSNAPAIVDAVLQAFGSRVQAIDHLDGVTVDLGEGAWFNIRMSNTEPLLRLNVEARTADEVKNLVDEIGGYITSGAEGPP; translated from the coding sequence ATGTCACGTCCCGCCGAGGCGGTACATCGCGTCATCAAGGCCTATGACGTACGTGGACTGGTCGGTGAGGAAATCGACGAGACCTTCGTCTGCGAGGTGGGCGCGGCATTCGCGCGGCTGGTCCGCGACGGCGCGACGCAGGTGGTCATCGGCCACGACATGCGCGACAGTTCGCCGGCGTTGGCCAACGCCTTCGCCGACGGCGTCACCGCCCAGGGTCTCGACGTGGTGCGGATCGGCCTCGCGTCCACCGATCAGCTGTACTTCGCGTCGGGGCTGCTCGACTGTCCGGGGGCGATGTTCACCGCCAGTCACAACCCGGCGGCCTACAACGGCATCAAGTTGTGCCGCGCCGGAGCGAAGCCCGTCGGCAAGGACACCGGGCTGACCACCATCAGCGACGAGGTGATCGCGGGCGTCCCCGCCTACGACGGCCCACGCGGCTCCATCTCCGACCGCGACGTGCTCGTCGACTACGGACAGTTCCTCTACTCGCTGGTCGACGTCAGCGAGCTGCGACCGCTGCGCGTCGCGGTGGACGCCGGCAACGGCATGGCCGGCCACACCACCCCCGCGGTCCTCGGGCTGATCCCGTCGATGACATTGTTGCCCCTGTTCTTCGAGCTCGACGGCAACTTTCCCAACCACGAGGCCAACCCGCTGGATCCGGCCAACCTCGTCGACCTGCAGGCCTACGTCCTGGAAACCGGCGCCGACATCGGGCTGGCCTTCGACGGCGACGCCGACCGCTGCTTCGTCGTCGACGAACGCGGGCAAGCGGTCTCGCCGTCGGCGGTCACCGCGCTGGTCGCTGCGCGTGAACTCGGCCGCGAGATCGGCGCCACGATCATCCACAACCTGATCACCTCGCGGGCCGTACCCGAACTCGTCACCGAGCGCGGCGGCACACCGCTGCGTTCGCGCGTCGGACACTCCTACATCAAGGGCCTGATGGCCGAGACCGGCGCGATCTTCGGCGGCGAACACTCGGCGCACTACTACTTCCGCGACTTCTGGGGCGCCGACTCCGGCATGCTCGCCGCCCTGCACGTCCTGGCCGCGCTCGGCGAACAGGACCGTCCGCTGTCGGACATGATGGCCGACTACCAGCGCTACGAAGCGTCCGGTGAGATCAACTACACCGTCAGCAATGCACCCGCGATCGTCGACGCGGTGCTGCAGGCGTTCGGGTCGCGCGTGCAGGCCATCGACCACCTCGACGGGGTGACGGTCGACCTCGGAGAAGGCGCCTGGTTCAACATCAGGATGTCGAACACCGAACCTTTGCTACGGCTCAACGTCGAAGCCCGCACCGCCGACGAGGTCAAGAACCTCGTCGACGAGATCGGGGGCTACATCACCTCGGGCGCCGAGGGACCGCCGTGA